A single region of the Gopherus evgoodei ecotype Sinaloan lineage chromosome 3, rGopEvg1_v1.p, whole genome shotgun sequence genome encodes:
- the LOC115649328 gene encoding catenin alpha-2-like isoform X5, whose product MEPFYLYDIRAVTSNKTIERIISPMAAQLCHLMIAAEWDGVNNERLAELEKAAEELAKATEELAYVARRVAHESNDELLAGEMLPAAKSLLASGRSILLVAQKLHIQPDVQSHQEELIHSAKRVLMETVKILQLEDDAVVTSITQAAHWLRDCLTALEFAGDMPALLAAFRDFSESLLLLNNLTERHIQALRDSPPQKSLAQTLQFLRKCVPMLHAAKHSHLKHPQDQQVSGSKNYIFHLMNSTIKELISLLTNTTRNKELLERNGLFSQDLSQLLGLLFNPNPAHLAEGEFSLCVETVIFHCMLLANSSRPSIKLQLIKHCHHLLMLKKSISNYGSVMEELPAQSQLECNLEEKCHAMRVEVEILDQTMLTAVLCQILDTFTDIHEPLKRLMEAALEPTTVQYSPAGEDGFLRKLQPLITAFFSHAHQMLKVANFVLARCTNLKIFKEIEDRVDCLNRLLATVPLLLTEMSKDPNKINIQEQLQTFYQRWAWTTESLLACVDETINLPEFLDLSIQEMADHGQCCEQELESQNSGRFSWHAAHMTSRAARVIQVTNRFVDKVRDPIFKNGLLVLVKQLEISILEVRTATSHCLEGISCLQTRNAFSKRVKHLMDSTRNVRAGLDESNHPDILSPLREQIRSLDIPKELCCFSAQDHIELRPPAVIKQSPTHNTELVEEFLSEQLPSATSPLEMLPRAGNLNPGRVDLHPVINEFITAAKKHDMTAVNTACCGLLELSDCCVDAAQEALPIVKSPLLEKLTHYRKIVLLTPSVISLAREIGPNPVSRADRLLPTAVLLSEKICETNQCLVAVAGSWYSLVQQLFCTVAPADFLKSKQTLDEIMQTLATVVQLAADVAHTDCKEECTIVPKIQERFVRVQAKFTRAQTNTKHLLEKALSSDCFHSHQDHLEGICLLWSVSIQVLLSAVDQFTGRDVLFLGELRNTMKHKLRLRDVLAAVSESSLRIQEAARLSYLACAEHSVQRDILALREEVKVLTEALLQVVDVLSVAPVPATNLSIRAELLQRELAVRVKALLLLLTSTNREYTRVIQSILILAWPPARAQGGDGMMVKQAGQIMANVQLVKTTIEDALENTAHLKMRESLLSLTDHLLLLTAELLGRAGEQLQSQQDKELVQLDYIAWEWSAKAHYVVTQLQSLKDIDKAALELIKQCLQNSESRAVANQCHGKAELSPAKIPSTKHQNLTHQANSANAWPTMSESRGLTARDAFEIMLLTDSPNDSHSTSSEQGKEATPAALPEDAGQWQDDSNKMSQVTKEMATGMSHMALFLKRKGPITTKEQLTACASQMASNGQVFVRFGHLIAKNCLDERCATELLCVTEQIQTISNQLRIISRVKAATAGSKCSAELLVNNAQNLFQVVLQSLKAAEAVCVKGLRKPDPDSEAAEAAAFCIQWKKKLLWHRVKETLNSDRDEFGLRRTRAGCEPTLTAMVQEPSSQN is encoded by the exons ATGGAGCCTTTTTATCTGTATGACATCAGGGCTGTAACCTCCAACAAAACCATTGAGAGAATTATTTCACCCATGGCAGCTCAACTTTGTCATTTAATGATAGCAGCCGAGTGGGATGGGGTGAATAACGAGCGCCTAGCTGAGTTAGAAAAAGCTGCCGAAGAATTAGCCAAAGCTACTGAAGAACTTGCTTATGTTGCAAGAAG GGTGGCTCACGAGTCCAACGATGAGCTGCTGGCTGGGGAGATGCTGCCTGCTGCCAAATCTCTCCTCGCGTCTGGGAGAAGCATCTTACTGGTGGCCCAGAAACTTCATATTCAGCCAGACGTTCAGAGTCATCAGGAGGAACTGATTCATTCAGCAAAGAGAGTCTTAATGGAGACTGTAAAG ATCCTCCAGCTCGAAGATGATGCTGTAGTGACGAGCATTACCCAGGCCGCTCATTGGCTTCGGGATTGCCTGACTGCACTCGAGTTTGCAGGAGACATGCCAGCCCTGCTGGCAGCTTTCCGTGACTTTTCAGAGTCCTTGCTCTTGCTGAACAATTTGACAGAAAGACACATCCAAGCGCTCCGAGATTCTCCTCCTCAGAAGTCTTTGGCCCAGACGCTGCAGTTCCTTAGGAAGTGTGTCCCGATGTTGCATGCTGCAAAACACAGTCACCTGAAGCACCCCCAGGACCAGCAAGTGAGTGGTTCCAAAAACTACATTTTCCATTTGATGAATAGCACCATAAAGGAACTGATTTCCTTGCTGACAAACACCACCAGAAACAAGGAACTTCTGGAAAGAAATGGGCTCTTTTCCCAGGACCTGAGCCAGCTGCTGGGCCTCCTGTTCAACCCAAACCCTGCTCACCTAGCTGAGGGCGAATTCAGTTTGTGTGTGGAAACAGTGATCTTCCACTGCATGCTTTTAGCTAACTCATCAAGGCCAAGTATTAAGCTGCAGTTGATAAAGCACTGCCATCATCTCCTAATGCTCAAGAAAAGCATTTCCAACTATGGCAGCGTAATGGAGGAACTGCCAGCACAAAGCCAACTAGAATGTAACCTAGAAGAGAAATGTCATGCGATGAGAGTTGAGGTGGAGATTCTTGATCAAACCATGCTCACTGCTGTTTTGTGTCAGATTCTGGACACTTTCACAGACATTCATGAACCCCTGAAAAGGTTAATGGAGGCTGCACTGGAACCTACTACTGTGCAATATTCTCCTGCGGGAGAGGATGGATTTCTAAGAAAACTTCAGCCTCTTATTACTGCCTTCTTCAGTCATGCTCATCAGATGCTCAAAGTGGCAAATTTTGTTCTGGCCCGGTGCACCAACCTCAAAATCTTTAAAGAAATTGAAGATCGTGTAGACTGTTTAAATAGACTCCTTGCCACGGTGCCTCTACTCCTCACGGAAATGAGCAAAGATCCTAATAAGATTAACATCCAGGAACAACTACAAACCTTCTATCAAAGATGGGCTTGGACAACAGAAAGCTTGTTAGCGTGTGTCGATGAGACAATCAACTTGCCCGAATTCCTCGATCTGTCTATTCAGGAAATGGCCGATCACGGACAGTGTTGTGAACAAGAACTAGAGAGTCAGAACTCCGGAAGGTTTTCTTGGCATGCTGCGCATATGACCAGCCGAGCTGCTCGCGTGATCCAAGTTACTAACAGATTTGTGGATAAAGTCAGAGATCCCATTTTCAAGAATGGTTTGTTAGTTTTAGTTAAGCAACTGGAAATCTCCATTCTGGAAGTGAGAACTGCTACTAGCCACTGTTTAGAAGGCATCTCTTGTCTACAAACTAGAAACGCATTTTCAAAGAGAGTAAAGCATCTGATGGACTCCACTCGAAACGTCAGAGCGGGGCTGGATGAGTCCAATCATCCAGATATTCTGAGTCCGCTTCGGGAACAAATTCGGAGCCTTGACATTCCAAAAGAGCTGTGTTGCTTTTCAGCCCAGGACCACATAGAGCTCAGACCACCAGCTGTCATAAAACAGAGCCCTACTCACAATACTGAATTAGTGGAAGAATTTTTAAGTGAACAGCTTCCGTCAGCCACCTCTCCTCTTGAGATGCTTCCAAGAGCAGGTAACTTAAACCCAGGAAGAGTGGATTTACATCCTGTGATCAATGAATTCATCACTGCAGCAAAGAAACATGACATGACTGCTGTAAACACTGCTTGCTGTGGTTTACTTGAACTTTCCGACtgttgtgtggatgcagctcaggaAGCCTTACCAATTGTCAAGTCGCCACTCCTGGAAAAGCTGACCCACTACAGAAAGATAGTTCTATTAACGCCATCTGTTATTAGCTTAGCTAGGGAGATAGGTCCAAACCCAGTTTCCAGAGCAGACAGACTTCTTCCAACAGCTGTTTTGTTATCAGAGAAGATTTGTGAAACTAACCAATGCCTGGTGGCTGTGGCAGGCTCTTGGTACAGTCTAGTCCAGCAGTTGTTCTGCACGGTAGCTCCAGCAGACTTTCTGAAGAGCAAACAAACTTTGGATGAGATAATGCAGACGTTAGCAACAGTTGTTCAGCTAGCAGCTGATGTTGCACATACAGATTGTAAAGAGGAGTGCACAATAGTTCCTAAGATTCAGGAAAGGTTTGTACGGGTCCAAGCAAAATTCACACGTGCTCAGACTAATACAAAGCATTTACTTGAAAAGGCACTGTCTTCTGACTGCTTCCATTCTCACCAGGACCATCTCGAGGGGATCTGCCTTCTTTGGTCTGTCAGCATTCAGGTGCTCCTGAGTGCTGTGGATCAGTTCACAGGACGAGATGTTTTGTTCTTAGGTGAATTGAGGAATACAATGAAGCACAAGCTTCGCTTGCGGGATGTCCTGGCAGCTGTCTCTGAGAGCTCTTTGAGAATACAGGAGGCAGCCCGGCTGTCCTATCTTGCCTGTGCTGAACACAGCGTGCAGCGTGACATCCTAGCGCTCCGGGAGGAGGTAAAGGTACTAACTGAAGCTCTGCTGCAAGTGGTGGATGTTCTGTCTGTCGCCCCAGTGCCTGCTACAAACTTGTCCATTCGTGCTGAGCTGCTCCAACGAGAGCTTGCTGTGAGAGTGAAAGCACTTCTGCTCCTCCTGACCAGCACCAATCGGGAGTACACGAGGGTCATCCAAAGCATCCTCATACTGGCTTGGCCTCCTGCACGTGCCCAGGGAGGTGACGGAATGATGGTTAAACAGGCAGGTCAGATAATGGCAAATGTCCAACTGGTCAAGACCACCATAGAAGATGCTTTGGAGAACACAGCTCATCTAAAAATGCGGGAAAGCCTGCTCTCCCTGACAGACCACCTTCTCCTCCTTACTGCTGAGCTGCTAGGAAGAGCTGGTGAGCAGCTTCAAAGCCAGCAGGACAAGGAACTGGTCCAGCTAGACTACATTGCATGGGAGTGGTCTGCTAAAGCTCACTATGTGGTGACACAGCTTCAGTCACTGAAGGACATTGATAAAGCCGCCTTGGAGCTCATTAAGCAGTGTTTACAAAACAGCGAGTCACGTGCTGTTGCAAACCAATGTCATGGCAAAGCAGAGCTCTCCCCAGCCAAGATACCCAGCACCAAACACCAGAATCTCACACATCAAGCCAATTCAGCAAATGCCTGGCCTACCATGAGTGAATCCAGAGGTTTAACTGCCAGGGATGCATTTGAAATCATG CTCCTGACTGACTCTCCAAACGACTCCCACTCCACTAGCAGCGAGCAGGGCAAGGAAGCCACTCCTGCTGCCCTGCCAGAGGATGCTGGACAGTGGCAGGATGACAGCAATAAAATGTCCCAAGTCACCAAGGAAATGGCCACTGGGATGTCTCACATGGCACTGTTTCTAAAGAGGAAGGGACCAATAACG ACCAAAGAGCAGCTCACTGCCTGTGCTAGTCAAATGGCTTCCAATGGGCAAGTGTTTGTCAGATTTGGCCACCTGATTGCAAAGAACTGCCTAGATGAAAGATGTGCAACTGAATTGCTGTGTGTCACTGAGCAAATCCAAACAATCAGCAACCAGCTCAGAATTATTTCCAG ggtaaaagcagcaacagcagggagtaagtgctctgctgaactACTGGTGAACAATGCACAGAATCTGTTTCAAGTGGTCCTACAGTCCCTGAAGGCAGCAGAGGCTGTGTGCGTCAAA GGTTTGCGAAAGCCAGATCCTGACTcagaagcagcagaggcagctgcctTTTGTATTCAGTGGAAGAAAAAGCTGTTGTGGCACAGAGTCAAAGAAACTTTAAACTCAGATAGGGATGAATTCGGACTTCGCAGAACACGTGCAGGGTGTGAACCCACCCTTACAGCTATGGTTCAGGAACCATCGTCTCAGAATTAA
- the LOC115649328 gene encoding catenin alpha-2-like isoform X6, producing MLPAAKSLLASGRSILLVAQKLHIQPDVQSHQEELIHSAKRVLMETVKILQLEDDAVVTSITQAAHWLRDCLTALEFAGDMPALLAAFRDFSESLLLLNNLTERHIQALRDSPPQKSLAQTLQFLRKCVPMLHAAKHSHLKHPQDQQVSGSKNYIFHLMNSTIKELISLLTNTTRNKELLERNGLFSQDLSQLLGLLFNPNPAHLAEGEFSLCVETVIFHCMLLANSSRPSIKLQLIKHCHHLLMLKKSISNYGSVMEELPAQSQLECNLEEKCHAMRVEVEILDQTMLTAVLCQILDTFTDIHEPLKRLMEAALEPTTVQYSPAGEDGFLRKLQPLITAFFSHAHQMLKVANFVLARCTNLKIFKEIEDRVDCLNRLLATVPLLLTEMSKDPNKINIQEQLQTFYQRWAWTTESLLACVDETINLPEFLDLSIQEMADHGQCCEQELESQNSGRFSWHAAHMTSRAARVIQVTNRFVDKVRDPIFKNGLLVLVKQLEISILEVRTATSHCLEGISCLQTRNAFSKRVKHLMDSTRNVRAGLDESNHPDILSPLREQIRSLDIPKELCCFSAQDHIELRPPAVIKQSPTHNTELVEEFLSEQLPSATSPLEMLPRAGNLNPGRVDLHPVINEFITAAKKHDMTAVNTACCGLLELSDCCVDAAQEALPIVKSPLLEKLTHYRKIVLLTPSVISLAREIGPNPVSRADRLLPTAVLLSEKICETNQCLVAVAGSWYSLVQQLFCTVAPADFLKSKQTLDEIMQTLATVVQLAADVAHTDCKEECTIVPKIQERFVRVQAKFTRAQTNTKHLLEKALSSDCFHSHQDHLEGICLLWSVSIQVLLSAVDQFTGRDVLFLGELRNTMKHKLRLRDVLAAVSESSLRIQEAARLSYLACAEHSVQRDILALREEVKVLTEALLQVVDVLSVAPVPATNLSIRAELLQRELAVRVKALLLLLTSTNREYTRVIQSILILAWPPARAQGGDGMMVKQAGQIMANVQLVKTTIEDALENTAHLKMRESLLSLTDHLLLLTAELLGRAGEQLQSQQDKELVQLDYIAWEWSAKAHYVVTQLQSLKDIDKAALELIKQCLQNSESRAVANQCHGKAELSPAKIPSTKHQNLTHQANSANAWPTMSESRGLTARDAFEIMLLTDSPNDSHSTSSEQGKEATPAALPEDAGQWQDDSNKMSQVTKEMATGMSHMALFLKRKGPITTKEQLTACASQMASNGQVFVRFGHLIAKNCLDERCATELLCVTEQIQTISNQLRIISRVKAATAGSKCSAELLVNNAQNLFQVVLQSLKAAEAVCVKGLRKPDPDSEAAEAAAFCIQWKKKLLWHRVKETLNSDRDEFGLRRTRAGCEPTLTAMVQEPSSQN from the exons ATGCTGCCTGCTGCCAAATCTCTCCTCGCGTCTGGGAGAAGCATCTTACTGGTGGCCCAGAAACTTCATATTCAGCCAGACGTTCAGAGTCATCAGGAGGAACTGATTCATTCAGCAAAGAGAGTCTTAATGGAGACTGTAAAG ATCCTCCAGCTCGAAGATGATGCTGTAGTGACGAGCATTACCCAGGCCGCTCATTGGCTTCGGGATTGCCTGACTGCACTCGAGTTTGCAGGAGACATGCCAGCCCTGCTGGCAGCTTTCCGTGACTTTTCAGAGTCCTTGCTCTTGCTGAACAATTTGACAGAAAGACACATCCAAGCGCTCCGAGATTCTCCTCCTCAGAAGTCTTTGGCCCAGACGCTGCAGTTCCTTAGGAAGTGTGTCCCGATGTTGCATGCTGCAAAACACAGTCACCTGAAGCACCCCCAGGACCAGCAAGTGAGTGGTTCCAAAAACTACATTTTCCATTTGATGAATAGCACCATAAAGGAACTGATTTCCTTGCTGACAAACACCACCAGAAACAAGGAACTTCTGGAAAGAAATGGGCTCTTTTCCCAGGACCTGAGCCAGCTGCTGGGCCTCCTGTTCAACCCAAACCCTGCTCACCTAGCTGAGGGCGAATTCAGTTTGTGTGTGGAAACAGTGATCTTCCACTGCATGCTTTTAGCTAACTCATCAAGGCCAAGTATTAAGCTGCAGTTGATAAAGCACTGCCATCATCTCCTAATGCTCAAGAAAAGCATTTCCAACTATGGCAGCGTAATGGAGGAACTGCCAGCACAAAGCCAACTAGAATGTAACCTAGAAGAGAAATGTCATGCGATGAGAGTTGAGGTGGAGATTCTTGATCAAACCATGCTCACTGCTGTTTTGTGTCAGATTCTGGACACTTTCACAGACATTCATGAACCCCTGAAAAGGTTAATGGAGGCTGCACTGGAACCTACTACTGTGCAATATTCTCCTGCGGGAGAGGATGGATTTCTAAGAAAACTTCAGCCTCTTATTACTGCCTTCTTCAGTCATGCTCATCAGATGCTCAAAGTGGCAAATTTTGTTCTGGCCCGGTGCACCAACCTCAAAATCTTTAAAGAAATTGAAGATCGTGTAGACTGTTTAAATAGACTCCTTGCCACGGTGCCTCTACTCCTCACGGAAATGAGCAAAGATCCTAATAAGATTAACATCCAGGAACAACTACAAACCTTCTATCAAAGATGGGCTTGGACAACAGAAAGCTTGTTAGCGTGTGTCGATGAGACAATCAACTTGCCCGAATTCCTCGATCTGTCTATTCAGGAAATGGCCGATCACGGACAGTGTTGTGAACAAGAACTAGAGAGTCAGAACTCCGGAAGGTTTTCTTGGCATGCTGCGCATATGACCAGCCGAGCTGCTCGCGTGATCCAAGTTACTAACAGATTTGTGGATAAAGTCAGAGATCCCATTTTCAAGAATGGTTTGTTAGTTTTAGTTAAGCAACTGGAAATCTCCATTCTGGAAGTGAGAACTGCTACTAGCCACTGTTTAGAAGGCATCTCTTGTCTACAAACTAGAAACGCATTTTCAAAGAGAGTAAAGCATCTGATGGACTCCACTCGAAACGTCAGAGCGGGGCTGGATGAGTCCAATCATCCAGATATTCTGAGTCCGCTTCGGGAACAAATTCGGAGCCTTGACATTCCAAAAGAGCTGTGTTGCTTTTCAGCCCAGGACCACATAGAGCTCAGACCACCAGCTGTCATAAAACAGAGCCCTACTCACAATACTGAATTAGTGGAAGAATTTTTAAGTGAACAGCTTCCGTCAGCCACCTCTCCTCTTGAGATGCTTCCAAGAGCAGGTAACTTAAACCCAGGAAGAGTGGATTTACATCCTGTGATCAATGAATTCATCACTGCAGCAAAGAAACATGACATGACTGCTGTAAACACTGCTTGCTGTGGTTTACTTGAACTTTCCGACtgttgtgtggatgcagctcaggaAGCCTTACCAATTGTCAAGTCGCCACTCCTGGAAAAGCTGACCCACTACAGAAAGATAGTTCTATTAACGCCATCTGTTATTAGCTTAGCTAGGGAGATAGGTCCAAACCCAGTTTCCAGAGCAGACAGACTTCTTCCAACAGCTGTTTTGTTATCAGAGAAGATTTGTGAAACTAACCAATGCCTGGTGGCTGTGGCAGGCTCTTGGTACAGTCTAGTCCAGCAGTTGTTCTGCACGGTAGCTCCAGCAGACTTTCTGAAGAGCAAACAAACTTTGGATGAGATAATGCAGACGTTAGCAACAGTTGTTCAGCTAGCAGCTGATGTTGCACATACAGATTGTAAAGAGGAGTGCACAATAGTTCCTAAGATTCAGGAAAGGTTTGTACGGGTCCAAGCAAAATTCACACGTGCTCAGACTAATACAAAGCATTTACTTGAAAAGGCACTGTCTTCTGACTGCTTCCATTCTCACCAGGACCATCTCGAGGGGATCTGCCTTCTTTGGTCTGTCAGCATTCAGGTGCTCCTGAGTGCTGTGGATCAGTTCACAGGACGAGATGTTTTGTTCTTAGGTGAATTGAGGAATACAATGAAGCACAAGCTTCGCTTGCGGGATGTCCTGGCAGCTGTCTCTGAGAGCTCTTTGAGAATACAGGAGGCAGCCCGGCTGTCCTATCTTGCCTGTGCTGAACACAGCGTGCAGCGTGACATCCTAGCGCTCCGGGAGGAGGTAAAGGTACTAACTGAAGCTCTGCTGCAAGTGGTGGATGTTCTGTCTGTCGCCCCAGTGCCTGCTACAAACTTGTCCATTCGTGCTGAGCTGCTCCAACGAGAGCTTGCTGTGAGAGTGAAAGCACTTCTGCTCCTCCTGACCAGCACCAATCGGGAGTACACGAGGGTCATCCAAAGCATCCTCATACTGGCTTGGCCTCCTGCACGTGCCCAGGGAGGTGACGGAATGATGGTTAAACAGGCAGGTCAGATAATGGCAAATGTCCAACTGGTCAAGACCACCATAGAAGATGCTTTGGAGAACACAGCTCATCTAAAAATGCGGGAAAGCCTGCTCTCCCTGACAGACCACCTTCTCCTCCTTACTGCTGAGCTGCTAGGAAGAGCTGGTGAGCAGCTTCAAAGCCAGCAGGACAAGGAACTGGTCCAGCTAGACTACATTGCATGGGAGTGGTCTGCTAAAGCTCACTATGTGGTGACACAGCTTCAGTCACTGAAGGACATTGATAAAGCCGCCTTGGAGCTCATTAAGCAGTGTTTACAAAACAGCGAGTCACGTGCTGTTGCAAACCAATGTCATGGCAAAGCAGAGCTCTCCCCAGCCAAGATACCCAGCACCAAACACCAGAATCTCACACATCAAGCCAATTCAGCAAATGCCTGGCCTACCATGAGTGAATCCAGAGGTTTAACTGCCAGGGATGCATTTGAAATCATG CTCCTGACTGACTCTCCAAACGACTCCCACTCCACTAGCAGCGAGCAGGGCAAGGAAGCCACTCCTGCTGCCCTGCCAGAGGATGCTGGACAGTGGCAGGATGACAGCAATAAAATGTCCCAAGTCACCAAGGAAATGGCCACTGGGATGTCTCACATGGCACTGTTTCTAAAGAGGAAGGGACCAATAACG ACCAAAGAGCAGCTCACTGCCTGTGCTAGTCAAATGGCTTCCAATGGGCAAGTGTTTGTCAGATTTGGCCACCTGATTGCAAAGAACTGCCTAGATGAAAGATGTGCAACTGAATTGCTGTGTGTCACTGAGCAAATCCAAACAATCAGCAACCAGCTCAGAATTATTTCCAG ggtaaaagcagcaacagcagggagtaagtgctctgctgaactACTGGTGAACAATGCACAGAATCTGTTTCAAGTGGTCCTACAGTCCCTGAAGGCAGCAGAGGCTGTGTGCGTCAAA GGTTTGCGAAAGCCAGATCCTGACTcagaagcagcagaggcagctgcctTTTGTATTCAGTGGAAGAAAAAGCTGTTGTGGCACAGAGTCAAAGAAACTTTAAACTCAGATAGGGATGAATTCGGACTTCGCAGAACACGTGCAGGGTGTGAACCCACCCTTACAGCTATGGTTCAGGAACCATCGTCTCAGAATTAA